From a single Hymenobacter sp. YIM 151500-1 genomic region:
- a CDS encoding oxidoreductase — MATSTPKHWFITGVSTGFGKELAAYCLEHGDKVAATFRQQHQADEFTQQANGQGVGVVCDVTDEQQVQRAVQQAIEALGHLDVIVNNAGYGSLGSIEEVPAAEVQRQFDVNVFGPLHVLRAVLPHLRQRRSGHVLNITSIGGLKTFPGVGIYNASKFALEAIGESLAQQVGPLGIKVTNIEPSGFRTDWAGRSASYVDTQIEDYRATVGENLRGIQGYSGKQPGDPQRAARIMFDVVRQENPPLHLPLGKAAVKGAREKFTALLDELARAADLGDSADFPAGE, encoded by the coding sequence ATGGCGACTTCCACCCCCAAACACTGGTTTATTACGGGCGTCAGCACCGGCTTTGGCAAGGAGCTGGCCGCCTACTGCCTGGAGCACGGCGACAAAGTGGCCGCCACTTTCCGCCAGCAACACCAAGCCGACGAATTCACGCAGCAAGCCAACGGCCAGGGCGTGGGTGTGGTCTGCGACGTGACCGATGAGCAGCAGGTACAGCGGGCTGTGCAGCAGGCCATTGAAGCCCTGGGCCACCTCGACGTTATCGTGAACAACGCGGGCTACGGCTCCCTGGGCAGCATCGAGGAGGTGCCGGCCGCCGAGGTGCAGCGCCAGTTCGACGTGAATGTATTTGGGCCCCTGCACGTGCTGCGGGCCGTGCTGCCCCACCTGCGCCAGCGCCGCAGCGGGCACGTGCTCAACATTACCAGCATTGGCGGGCTCAAAACGTTTCCGGGCGTGGGCATCTACAACGCCAGCAAGTTTGCCCTCGAAGCCATCGGCGAGAGTTTGGCCCAGCAGGTAGGGCCGCTGGGCATCAAGGTCACCAACATCGAGCCCAGCGGCTTCCGTACCGACTGGGCCGGGCGCTCGGCCAGCTACGTCGACACGCAGATTGAGGACTACCGCGCTACCGTGGGCGAAAACCTGCGCGGCATTCAGGGCTACAGCGGCAAGCAGCCCGGCGACCCGCAGCGCGCCGCCCGCATCATGTTTGACGTGGTGCGCCAGGAAAATCCGCCCCTGCACCTGCCCCTGGGCAAAGCCGCCGTGAAAGGCGCCCGTGAGAAGTTCACCGCCCTGCTCGACGAGCTGGCCCGCGCGGCCGACCTGGGCGACTCGGCCGACTTTCCGGCCGGCGAGTAG
- a CDS encoding FRG domain-containing protein, with amino-acid sequence MPLPTNDLVISSWAELQEALFRDTWDAHIGRFRSPFVYRGLRSKDWSLTTSLQRLGGEYHTLENHLLRNFRKYGRDFSQPGTSVWNWLALAQHHGLPTRLLDWTYSPYVALHFATDDLDAYDQDGVIWAIDYVKAAESLPPRLRDALRREGSNVFTPELLEPLCPTLRDLEDLQDQAFLLFLEPPSLDARIVHQYALFSLMNTAQAHLHSWLQAHPELFFRIVLPAGLKWEVRDKLDQANITERVLFPGLGGLSRWLHRHYTPTNLNE; translated from the coding sequence GTGCCTCTTCCTACCAACGACCTCGTAATTTCTTCCTGGGCTGAGCTTCAGGAAGCCTTGTTTCGCGACACGTGGGACGCGCATATTGGGCGGTTTCGCTCGCCGTTTGTGTACCGGGGCCTGCGCTCCAAAGACTGGTCGCTGACCACCAGCCTCCAGCGCCTGGGCGGCGAGTACCACACCCTGGAAAACCACCTGCTGCGCAACTTCCGCAAGTACGGCCGCGACTTTTCGCAGCCGGGCACGTCGGTGTGGAACTGGCTGGCCCTGGCCCAGCACCACGGCCTGCCCACCCGCCTGCTCGACTGGACCTACTCGCCCTACGTGGCCCTGCACTTCGCCACCGACGACCTCGACGCCTACGACCAGGACGGCGTTATCTGGGCCATTGACTATGTAAAAGCCGCCGAATCGTTGCCGCCGCGCCTGCGCGACGCCCTGCGCCGGGAGGGCTCCAACGTGTTTACCCCGGAGCTGCTGGAGCCGCTGTGCCCCACCCTGCGCGACCTGGAAGACCTGCAAGACCAAGCGTTTCTGCTGTTTCTGGAGCCGCCTTCCCTGGATGCCCGCATCGTGCATCAGTATGCCCTGTTTTCCTTGATGAATACGGCCCAGGCTCATCTGCATTCCTGGCTGCAAGCCCACCCCGAGCTGTTCTTCCGCATCGTCCTGCCGGCCGGCCTGAAGTGGGAGGTGCGCGACAAGCTCGATCAGGCCAATATCACCGAACGGGTACTGTTTCCCGGCCTCGGCGGCCTCAGCCGCTGGCTGCACCGCCACTACACGCCCACTAATCTAAATGAGTGA